From one Phocoena sinus isolate mPhoSin1 chromosome 4, mPhoSin1.pri, whole genome shotgun sequence genomic stretch:
- the LOC116753520 gene encoding LOW QUALITY PROTEIN: DNA-directed RNA polymerase I subunit RPA43-like (The sequence of the model RefSeq protein was modified relative to this genomic sequence to represent the inferred CDS: inserted 2 bases in 1 codon; deleted 1 base in 1 codon), translated as MAAGCSASPRSKAASEGPVVGPAGVLPCLELPTYVAACALVNSRYSCLVAGPHRRHIALSPRYLNRKRTGIREQLDAELLRYSEGLLGVPIAYDNIKVVGELGDIYDDQGHTHLNTEADFVIFCPEPGQKLMGTVNKVSSSHIGCXPKPEQMPAEQWQTLEINTGDELEFEVFRLDSDAAGVFCIRGKLNITSLQTKCSAVSEEVTETGTEEATEKPQKKKKEKNKDPEPYEVESGTTELADFADVTMKEETDLQINNNVSGLWEEEPKKKKKHQDPVFQGSDASGYQSDHKKKRKHSEEAEFTPLLEHAPKRKGKSNFL; from the exons ATGGCTGCGGGTTGCTCAGCGTCTCCGCGGTCGAAGGCGGCCTCAGAAGGGCCGGTGGTGGGACCAGCCGGCGTCTTGCCTTGCCTAGAATTGCCTACCTACGTGGCCGCTTGTGCGCTCGTGAATAGCCGCTACTCCTGCCTGGTGGCGGGGCCGCACCGAAGACACATCGCACTGTCACCGCGCTACCTTAACAGGAAACGCACCGGTATCCGAGAACAGCTCGATGCCGAGCTCCTGCGCTATTCCGAGGGCCTTTTAGGTGTACCCATTGCTTATGATAACATCAAAGTAGTGGGTGAATTAGGAGATATTTATGATGATCAAGGACACACTCATCTTAACACTGAAGcagattttgttattttctgcCCTGAACCAGGGCAAAAACTTATGGGTACAGTTAATAAAGTGTCTTCCAGCCACATTGGCTG TCCTAAACCTGAGCAGATGCCAGCCGAGCAGTGGCAGACTCTGGAGATAAACACGGGTGATGAACTAGAATTTGAAGTATTTCGTTTAGACTCAGATGCTGCTGGAGTATTCTGCATTCGGGGAAAACTAAATATCACTAGTTTACAAACGAAGTGCTCTGCAGTTTCTGAAGAAGTAACAGAAACTGGTACTGAAGAAGCTACTGAAAAacctcaaaagaagaaaaaggaaaagaacaaagaccCAGAGCCATATGAAGTGGAAAGTGGTACCACAGAGCTAGCAGATTTTGCAGATGTTACCATGAAGGAAGAGACAGATCTGCAGATTAATAACAATGTGAGTGGCCTCTGGGAGGAAGAGccgaagaagaagaaaaagcatcagGACCCTGTTTTCCAAGGCAGTGACGCCAGTGGTTACCAAAGtgaccataaaaagaaaagaaagcacagtgAAGAGGCTGAATTTACACCACTTTTGGAACATGCAcct aaaagaaaagggaaaagtaattttctttag